A stretch of the Kroppenstedtia eburnea genome encodes the following:
- a CDS encoding CitMHS family transporter, which produces MLSIIGFITILVVVGLLLSGRLTPMIPLVLIPIVGALAAGFGFEQIGDFFNEGVGNVISVVVMFIFAILYFGLMQDAGLFDPLINKMVVWSKGNVITVSVASVLIAAVAHLDGSGASTFLITIPPLLPLYQRLRMNPYLLLLLVGGSASVMNMLPWAGPLGRTASVLKTDVTQLWHPLIPIQIIGLVLMLILAIFLGFREKKRIEQKYGVIDAQAVVAEVLEKTKDETSEKNQLARPKMLWFNVILTIAVIGVLVWGIIPAGFAFMIGFCIALPLNYPQIKDQTARIRAHAPNALTMASIILAAGSFLGILSGSGMLNAIAESTVQIMPGFVGPYLHLVLGVLGLPFDLLLSTDAYYFALLPVADQIGSGFGIDSLSMAYSMIVGNIVGTFISPFSPALWMALGLANLEMGKHIRYNIFWLWGISLILIVISVLIGVIHI; this is translated from the coding sequence ATGTTAAGTATCATCGGATTTATTACGATTCTGGTTGTCGTTGGCTTGTTGTTGAGCGGTCGGCTCACACCGATGATTCCACTGGTCCTGATCCCGATCGTCGGGGCCCTTGCGGCAGGATTCGGATTTGAGCAGATCGGCGACTTTTTCAATGAAGGCGTTGGAAACGTGATCAGTGTCGTGGTCATGTTTATCTTTGCAATTTTGTATTTCGGATTGATGCAAGATGCCGGATTATTTGATCCCTTGATTAACAAGATGGTGGTCTGGTCGAAGGGTAATGTCATTACGGTCAGTGTTGCCAGTGTTTTAATTGCCGCAGTTGCACACTTGGACGGATCCGGTGCTTCCACATTCCTGATTACAATCCCCCCCTTGCTCCCCCTGTATCAGCGTTTGCGAATGAATCCATATCTGTTGTTGTTGCTCGTCGGCGGAAGCGCCAGTGTGATGAATATGTTGCCCTGGGCCGGTCCTCTTGGCAGAACGGCGTCGGTTTTGAAAACGGATGTAACCCAATTATGGCACCCCCTCATCCCGATCCAGATCATCGGCCTGGTGTTGATGCTCATCCTGGCTATTTTCCTTGGATTCAGGGAAAAGAAGCGCATTGAACAAAAATACGGTGTGATCGATGCCCAAGCGGTTGTAGCAGAAGTGCTTGAAAAAACGAAGGACGAGACCAGCGAAAAAAACCAGCTGGCTCGCCCCAAGATGCTGTGGTTCAACGTGATTCTCACGATTGCAGTCATTGGTGTGCTGGTTTGGGGCATCATTCCCGCCGGTTTCGCCTTTATGATTGGTTTTTGTATTGCTCTGCCGCTGAACTATCCCCAAATCAAAGATCAGACCGCCAGAATCAGAGCCCATGCCCCTAATGCACTTACGATGGCTTCGATCATTTTGGCCGCGGGTTCTTTTTTGGGTATCTTGTCCGGTTCTGGCATGCTGAATGCCATCGCTGAAAGTACGGTCCAAATCATGCCTGGTTTTGTGGGTCCTTATTTGCATTTAGTGCTTGGTGTACTGGGTCTGCCTTTTGATCTGCTCCTGAGTACGGATGCTTATTATTTCGCACTGCTTCCTGTCGCAGACCAGATCGGCAGCGGCTTTGGCATCGATTCTTTATCCATGGCCTACTCCATGATTGTCGGAAACATTGTCGGCACGTTCATCAGTCCGTTCTCACCTGCACTCTGGATGGCACTCGGCCTGGCGAACCTGGAGATGGGCAAGCATATTCGCTACAACATATTCTGGCTGTGGGGCATCAGTCTGATCCTGATCGTGATTTCTGTCCTGATCGGCGTGATCCATATTTAA
- a CDS encoding DUF1002 domain-containing protein translates to MKKWSLFALISIFLFAAALPQTVSADAVAGDSVVTLGADLTQEQRQSILQEMEADSGVETIDVSIDDIRTYLQGGTGGTGSSGGGDNKAYSSAKITLAEKGTGIRVKANNVTRVSEQMYANALLTAGVTDAEVYVTSPKPVTGTAALTGIMMAFEKVSNTEISQEQRQVANEEMVRTSELGQKIGDKDKAAQFMTEVKEKIAEKKPESKEEVRDIVVNVAGDLNINLNNQDITNITNVMYNFSQLDIDWKSFGDQLDKLKGQLENLVNSEEAQGWFDEFMAWLGDLFSSIADAFSGK, encoded by the coding sequence ATGAAAAAATGGAGCTTGTTTGCACTGATCAGCATCTTCCTGTTTGCCGCCGCTTTGCCTCAGACTGTATCCGCCGACGCGGTGGCCGGCGACTCCGTGGTTACGCTGGGAGCGGACCTGACCCAGGAGCAACGCCAGTCCATCCTGCAGGAGATGGAGGCCGACTCCGGTGTGGAAACCATCGATGTCAGCATCGATGACATCCGCACATACCTCCAAGGCGGAACCGGAGGGACCGGAAGCAGCGGCGGCGGGGACAACAAAGCCTACTCTTCCGCCAAAATCACCCTGGCGGAAAAAGGAACCGGAATTCGGGTGAAAGCGAACAACGTCACTCGCGTCAGTGAGCAGATGTACGCCAACGCCCTGCTCACCGCCGGTGTGACCGACGCCGAAGTGTATGTCACCTCCCCGAAGCCCGTCACCGGAACCGCTGCTCTCACCGGGATCATGATGGCCTTTGAAAAGGTGTCCAACACGGAAATCAGCCAGGAACAACGGCAAGTGGCCAACGAAGAAATGGTTCGTACCTCCGAGCTGGGCCAAAAGATCGGAGACAAGGATAAAGCCGCCCAATTCATGACTGAGGTCAAAGAGAAAATCGCCGAGAAAAAGCCGGAAAGTAAGGAAGAAGTCCGTGACATCGTCGTCAATGTCGCCGGTGACCTGAACATCAACCTGAACAACCAGGATATCACCAATATCACCAACGTCATGTACAACTTCTCCCAGCTGGATATTGACTGGAAGTCTTTCGGAGATCAGCTCGACAAACTGAAAGGTCAGCTGGAGAATTTGGTCAACTCCGAGGAAGCCCAAGGCTGGTTCGATGAATTCATGGCCTGGCTGGGCGATTTGTTCAGCAGCATCGCAGATGCTTTCTCCGGCAAATAA
- a CDS encoding CLC_0170 family protein translates to MRGFSSIGYIQYVIGLLLITGLLILRFDAKMYEMAGMEREQNAARITGWTHLSLGAILTLVTWLSKLLQ, encoded by the coding sequence GTGAGGGGATTCTCCAGTATCGGTTATATCCAATATGTGATCGGTCTGTTGCTGATCACCGGGCTCTTGATCCTCCGGTTTGACGCCAAGATGTATGAGATGGCGGGGATGGAGCGGGAACAAAATGCCGCCCGCATCACCGGTTGGACCCATCTGTCTCTGGGCGCCATCCTGACGCTGGTCACTTGGCTCTCCAAGCTGCTCCAGTGA
- a CDS encoding Ger(x)C family spore germination protein codes for MLKKQHLPHNVAGLVLLCILCSSLLTGCWDRIEVEDRAVVLAMAIDQVQEEEQFKEEEVTHESGHDPRGEKIRVTMQIAVPGRLPLGPSGDGGGGGGEAKPVWVLSTVAHSLEDAFSNMQQQVADRLFFGHLRVIVISEAVARRGLQDINEALRRETEVRRTAWMIVSKKKAAHLMEIAPQLERVPALYLYDMVNHSVINGKLPRSNLGLFWRAVSTPGQEGFLPLVESRSRENVFIAGLAYFRGNRMVGKTNPLQISQVMEVTGVSAAGYSVFFQLPRNRGWVVYQATSRESEIRTFIRNGKPRVRVKVRVEGNLEEKTRDSRVDVTDRETVRKLERIIARDLRVRIEELIRETQRKGSDIFAFGEYVRSEHPGFWRRNIQPGTGWERWYRELPVDIQVRAKLRRIGAEAK; via the coding sequence ATGCTGAAAAAACAGCATCTTCCACATAATGTCGCCGGGTTGGTACTGCTCTGCATCTTGTGTTCGTCTCTCTTGACAGGGTGCTGGGACCGGATCGAGGTGGAGGACCGGGCGGTGGTGTTGGCGATGGCGATCGATCAGGTGCAAGAGGAAGAGCAGTTCAAGGAAGAAGAGGTCACCCATGAGAGTGGTCATGACCCCCGGGGTGAAAAGATCCGGGTGACCATGCAGATCGCGGTGCCCGGCAGGCTTCCCCTGGGTCCTTCCGGAGATGGAGGCGGGGGAGGGGGAGAGGCCAAACCGGTCTGGGTACTCTCCACTGTGGCCCATTCACTGGAAGACGCCTTCTCCAATATGCAGCAGCAGGTGGCGGATCGGCTGTTTTTCGGTCATCTGCGGGTGATTGTGATCTCTGAGGCTGTGGCCAGAAGAGGATTGCAAGATATCAACGAGGCTCTTCGCAGAGAAACGGAAGTGAGACGGACCGCTTGGATGATCGTTTCCAAGAAAAAGGCTGCCCACTTGATGGAGATCGCTCCCCAACTGGAGCGGGTGCCGGCCCTTTACTTGTATGATATGGTGAATCACAGTGTGATCAACGGGAAGCTCCCCCGTTCCAATCTGGGGCTTTTCTGGCGGGCGGTGTCCACTCCGGGGCAGGAGGGGTTTTTGCCGCTGGTGGAATCCCGGAGTCGGGAAAATGTTTTCATCGCGGGGCTGGCTTATTTCCGGGGGAATCGGATGGTGGGAAAGACAAATCCGCTCCAGATCAGCCAGGTGATGGAAGTGACTGGAGTGAGTGCCGCCGGTTATTCAGTGTTCTTTCAACTGCCCCGGAATCGCGGTTGGGTCGTTTACCAAGCGACAAGCCGGGAAAGTGAGATCCGGACCTTCATCAGAAACGGGAAACCCCGTGTCAGGGTCAAAGTCCGGGTGGAGGGGAATCTGGAGGAAAAGACCAGGGATTCCCGGGTGGATGTTACCGACCGGGAGACCGTGAGGAAGTTGGAAAGGATCATCGCCCGGGATCTTCGGGTCAGGATCGAGGAACTGATTCGCGAAACCCAGCGGAAGGGCTCGGATATCTTCGCCTTCGGCGAATATGTGAGAAGTGAGCATCCCGGATTTTGGCGACGGAATATCCAACCCGGCACTGGATGGGAGAGGTGGTACAGGGAGCTGCCTGTGGACATTCAGGTTCGGGCGAAGCTCCGGCGGATAGGTGCCGAGGCCAAGTGA
- a CDS encoding GerAB/ArcD/ProY family transporter, which produces MEFSREITVPQLTAILINAMVGVEIFHLPQYVIRSAGTSAPLTVILGSLLALAGLLTWVVLGMRYPRQSVFRYGESLIGRWPARFFHLCLLLLFAVLTALAAREFGEVVITYILRRTPVEVTVLVMLVLAALPTRNDLNSFAYIQLFYLPLILVPLPVILVTALKDSEVYYVQPFWSGDLPGILGGMLGVAGLFQAGLILTAVMPAMRKPRQAKKAVLWSVGVTGGIYLMVVTVVLAFFGEAEARLILWPTMEFSKAVVFPGDFLERLDALFLVAWVIAVFTTLFSGYYLTVHGLAHLFRLRDHRPLSLFVLPVIYGLAMFAQNVLQVGDFVRWVGNSGLILSFGYPLLLLLFHGIRSKGGKRDAEKTASST; this is translated from the coding sequence ATGGAGTTTAGCAGGGAAATCACGGTACCCCAGTTGACGGCGATTCTGATCAATGCCATGGTCGGGGTGGAGATTTTTCACCTGCCCCAGTATGTGATCCGGTCGGCGGGAACCTCGGCCCCGCTGACCGTGATCCTGGGTTCACTGTTGGCTCTGGCCGGACTGTTGACATGGGTGGTGTTGGGGATGCGTTATCCCCGGCAGTCGGTGTTTCGTTACGGTGAAAGTCTCATCGGTCGCTGGCCGGCCCGTTTTTTCCATCTGTGCCTCCTGTTGCTGTTTGCTGTTTTGACCGCCTTGGCGGCCCGGGAGTTCGGGGAGGTGGTGATCACCTATATCCTGAGGCGAACTCCCGTGGAAGTGACCGTGTTGGTGATGTTGGTGTTGGCCGCATTGCCCACCCGCAACGATCTGAACAGCTTTGCCTACATCCAACTTTTTTATTTGCCCCTGATCCTGGTTCCGTTGCCGGTGATCCTGGTGACCGCTTTAAAGGATAGTGAGGTTTACTATGTCCAACCTTTTTGGAGCGGGGATCTCCCGGGGATCCTCGGAGGGATGCTGGGGGTGGCGGGACTGTTTCAGGCGGGGTTGATCCTGACTGCGGTGATGCCGGCGATGCGAAAGCCCCGGCAGGCGAAGAAAGCGGTATTGTGGTCTGTGGGGGTCACCGGCGGGATATATCTCATGGTGGTCACTGTGGTGTTGGCTTTTTTCGGGGAAGCGGAAGCCCGGCTGATCCTGTGGCCGACGATGGAGTTCAGCAAAGCCGTCGTCTTTCCGGGAGATTTTCTGGAACGGCTGGATGCTTTGTTTTTGGTGGCCTGGGTGATTGCGGTGTTTACCACCCTTTTTTCCGGATACTATCTCACGGTGCACGGATTGGCCCATCTGTTTCGGCTGCGGGATCATCGACCGCTTTCCCTGTTTGTTCTGCCGGTGATCTATGGTTTGGCCATGTTTGCCCAGAATGTGTTGCAGGTGGGTGACTTCGTTCGGTGGGTGGGAAACAGTGGATTGATCCTCTCTTTCGGATATCCCCTCCTTCTGTTGCTGTTCCATGGGATTCGGAGCAAAGGAGGGAAGAGAGATGCTGAAAAAACAGCATCTTCCACATAA
- a CDS encoding spore germination protein, translated as MSWWKRLFKGYGSKSSHRNGKTAVPQESPLDSGLERVLRQVSDLLGENDDLVIRRFSLFGQREAALIYFSTLVQKERIHQDILKPLMRIPAENEEVPLTQEGVLREILHYGKYQVTDQLPDVLEEILRGSTVVLVDGFPQGILLETRDVEKRSISEPQSERAVRGSREGFIEQLDANLSLLRYRLPNPDLTVKTFTVGTKTRSKVAYCYMRDVAQPALVREVEDRLQAIEIDGVLESGYLEQFIQDHHLSPFPQVANTERPDVVVSGLLEGRVIILMEGSPFVLMVPVVFAQFYQTLDDYTERFLIGSLIRLIRVLAILSSLFFPAIYVSLVSFHPELIPTDFAVAVAGGRAGVPFPAIAEVLFVEISMEILREASVRLPQQVGSAFSIIGILVVGQAAVDAGFASPITVVIVALTTIGSFAAPAYNVSISFRMLRFPILVLAGIFGLYGVMVGAVMIANHMLSLRSFGVPYLTPFSPENRRGWLDTLIRAPFWMLRRRPAFLHPLQRQRLGTIRKLKKEPSNTLDPMKAGNERREPRDGV; from the coding sequence ATGTCTTGGTGGAAGCGGTTGTTCAAAGGTTACGGCAGCAAGTCTTCTCACCGAAACGGGAAAACTGCGGTTCCTCAGGAGTCTCCCCTCGACTCCGGGCTGGAACGGGTTCTCCGACAGGTGAGTGATCTGCTGGGGGAGAACGATGATCTGGTCATCCGTCGCTTTTCCTTGTTTGGACAGCGGGAGGCGGCATTGATCTATTTTTCCACACTGGTCCAAAAGGAAAGGATCCATCAGGATATATTGAAGCCCTTGATGCGGATCCCCGCTGAGAATGAAGAAGTTCCGCTCACACAGGAGGGTGTGCTGAGGGAGATTCTTCACTATGGTAAATATCAAGTCACCGATCAATTGCCGGATGTGCTGGAGGAGATTTTGAGGGGGAGCACCGTGGTATTGGTGGACGGCTTTCCCCAGGGGATCCTGCTGGAAACCCGGGATGTGGAAAAACGGTCGATCAGTGAACCGCAATCGGAACGGGCGGTGCGGGGTTCCCGGGAAGGGTTTATCGAGCAATTGGATGCCAATCTGTCTCTGTTGCGCTACCGCTTGCCCAACCCTGACCTTACGGTGAAAACATTTACCGTCGGCACCAAGACCCGGTCCAAAGTGGCTTACTGCTACATGCGGGATGTGGCGCAACCGGCCTTGGTCCGGGAAGTGGAGGACCGGTTGCAGGCGATTGAGATCGACGGAGTGTTGGAGTCGGGATACCTGGAGCAGTTTATCCAGGATCACCATTTATCCCCTTTCCCCCAGGTGGCCAATACCGAGCGGCCTGATGTCGTGGTCTCCGGGCTGTTGGAGGGACGGGTGATCATCCTGATGGAGGGTTCCCCCTTTGTCCTGATGGTCCCGGTGGTGTTCGCCCAGTTTTATCAGACCCTGGATGACTATACGGAGCGGTTCCTGATCGGGAGTTTAATCCGTCTGATCCGGGTGTTGGCCATTCTCTCATCTCTGTTTTTCCCGGCGATCTATGTTTCTCTGGTCTCTTTTCACCCGGAGCTGATTCCCACTGATTTTGCTGTGGCCGTGGCCGGCGGCCGGGCGGGGGTTCCCTTTCCGGCGATCGCGGAGGTGTTGTTTGTGGAGATCTCGATGGAGATCCTGAGAGAAGCGAGTGTTCGTCTGCCACAGCAGGTGGGAAGCGCCTTTTCCATCATCGGGATTCTGGTGGTGGGCCAGGCGGCGGTGGATGCAGGTTTTGCCAGTCCCATCACCGTGGTGATCGTCGCGCTGACCACGATCGGCTCCTTCGCGGCCCCTGCGTATAACGTCTCCATCTCCTTTCGCATGCTCCGTTTTCCCATTCTGGTCCTGGCCGGGATTTTCGGATTGTACGGAGTGATGGTGGGTGCTGTGATGATCGCCAACCACATGCTGTCCCTTCGCTCCTTCGGAGTCCCCTATCTGACTCCGTTCTCCCCCGAAAACAGACGGGGCTGGCTGGACACTCTGATCCGTGCTCCCTTCTGGATGTTGCGCAGACGTCCCGCTTTTTTACATCCTTTACAACGTCAGCGTCTGGGCACGATCCGGAAGCTGAAAAAAGAACCGAGCAATACACTGGATCCCATGAAAGCGGGCAACGAGAGGCGGGAACCCCGGGATGGAGTTTAG
- the ehuA gene encoding ectoine/hydroxyectoine ABC transporter ATP-binding protein EhuA, translating to MTETDATQQLDGREPIIKYRNISKSFGDHQVLKEIDFDLYPGERVAIIGPSGSGKTTLARLLMTLEKPSAGTIQVDGRQLWHKEVKGKLVPANERHLHDVRGDIGMVFQHFNLFPHMTILRNCTEAPVKVLGLPKKEAVERAKEMLDKVGMLDKVDQYPANLSGGQQQRVAIARALVMRPKVMLFDEPTSALDPETVGEVLHVIKDLARQGDMAMLLITHEMSFAREVADRICFFDDGKILEQGPPSQIFTQPKTERLQEFLKRFHLNGTGSPEIQ from the coding sequence GTGACTGAAACCGATGCGACACAGCAGCTCGACGGCAGGGAGCCGATCATCAAATACAGGAATATCAGCAAATCCTTCGGGGATCATCAGGTACTGAAGGAGATCGACTTTGACCTTTATCCCGGTGAACGGGTGGCAATCATCGGCCCCAGCGGGTCCGGAAAAACCACTCTGGCCCGGTTGCTTATGACCCTGGAAAAGCCGTCGGCCGGCACCATCCAGGTGGACGGTCGCCAACTGTGGCACAAGGAAGTGAAAGGAAAACTGGTCCCCGCCAACGAACGGCACCTGCACGACGTGCGGGGGGATATCGGAATGGTGTTTCAGCATTTCAATCTGTTTCCGCACATGACCATCCTGCGAAATTGCACTGAAGCTCCTGTCAAGGTTTTGGGGCTTCCGAAAAAAGAAGCGGTGGAGAGGGCCAAGGAGATGTTGGATAAAGTGGGGATGCTGGACAAGGTGGATCAATATCCGGCCAATCTCTCCGGTGGCCAGCAACAGCGGGTGGCCATCGCCCGGGCCCTGGTGATGCGCCCCAAAGTGATGCTCTTTGACGAGCCCACCTCCGCCCTGGATCCGGAGACGGTGGGGGAAGTGCTCCATGTGATCAAAGATCTCGCCAGGCAGGGGGATATGGCGATGTTGTTGATCACCCATGAGATGAGTTTCGCCAGGGAAGTGGCGGATCGGATCTGCTTTTTCGATGATGGAAAGATTTTGGAGCAGGGTCCCCCGTCACAGATTTTCACCCAACCGAAGACGGAGCGTCTCCAGGAGTTCCTGAAGCGGTTCCATCTGAATGGAACCGGTTCCCCGGAGATACAGTGA
- the ehuD gene encoding ectoine/hydroxyectoine ABC transporter permease subunit EhuD, which produces MDWNWDFTWNEVLPELLSVLHVTIEATFGAFAFALVFGLILALGRRSRHRWISWPTYGFVEFFRTTPLLVQLYFIFFVFPDLFGLTLPPLAAGILGLGIHYSTYLSEVYRAGIESVPKGQWEAATALNFSPWQKWRSIILPQAVRPVVPVMGNYLIVLFKETPLLAAISVGELLGTAQSIGSNTFRYLEPITLVGIFFLILSYPTSLLVKRLELKLDLNRK; this is translated from the coding sequence ATGGATTGGAATTGGGATTTCACTTGGAATGAAGTGCTGCCGGAATTGCTGTCCGTCCTCCATGTCACGATCGAAGCCACCTTTGGGGCGTTTGCCTTCGCCTTGGTTTTCGGTCTGATCCTCGCTCTGGGACGCCGTTCCCGTCACAGATGGATCTCCTGGCCCACCTATGGATTTGTGGAGTTTTTCCGGACGACACCTCTGCTGGTTCAACTCTATTTTATTTTCTTTGTCTTCCCCGATCTGTTCGGGTTGACGTTGCCGCCCCTGGCAGCGGGGATTTTGGGTCTCGGAATCCACTACAGCACCTACCTGTCGGAGGTGTACCGGGCGGGAATCGAGTCGGTGCCCAAAGGTCAGTGGGAGGCTGCCACGGCACTCAATTTTTCCCCTTGGCAGAAATGGAGATCGATTATTTTACCCCAGGCGGTCCGGCCGGTGGTGCCCGTGATGGGCAACTATCTCATCGTCCTGTTCAAGGAGACGCCTCTGTTGGCGGCGATCAGTGTGGGAGAGCTCCTGGGAACCGCTCAGAGTATCGGGTCCAACACCTTTCGCTATCTGGAGCCGATCACTCTGGTGGGGATCTTTTTCCTGATCCTCAGCTACCCGACCTCTCTGCTGGTCAAGCGCCTGGAACTGAAACTGGACCTGAATCGCAAGTGA
- the ehuC gene encoding ectoine/hydroxyectoine ABC transporter permease subunit EhuC, translating into MPLLLEGAVVTVQLLVIAGILSFVMSFIGGFARLSRFAPVRWVSGGIIEFFRGTSLLVQLFWLYYALPLLGVSLPSGLVGIVGLTLNYGSYGSEIVRSSILAIPKGQTEAGIALNMTRAQRMRSIILPQAFRIMLPSFGNLMIELLKGTALVSLVTISDMTLNVMQMRNTVGHDTQILSLLLVAYFIIGYAMTLVFRWLERRFSAGRV; encoded by the coding sequence ATGCCACTGCTTCTGGAAGGGGCCGTGGTCACGGTCCAATTGCTGGTCATCGCCGGGATCCTTTCCTTTGTGATGTCCTTTATTGGCGGATTTGCCCGCTTATCCCGATTTGCCCCGGTCCGCTGGGTTTCCGGGGGGATCATTGAGTTTTTCCGCGGCACATCCTTATTGGTTCAGCTCTTTTGGTTGTATTACGCGTTGCCGCTGTTGGGTGTCAGTCTCCCCTCCGGGTTGGTCGGGATCGTCGGGTTGACGCTGAACTACGGTTCCTATGGTTCCGAGATTGTTCGCAGTTCCATCCTGGCCATCCCAAAGGGGCAGACGGAAGCGGGGATCGCCCTCAATATGACCCGGGCTCAACGGATGCGGAGCATCATTCTGCCCCAGGCCTTCCGCATCATGCTGCCTTCCTTCGGCAATCTGATGATTGAGTTGTTGAAAGGGACTGCACTGGTCTCCTTGGTGACCATTTCCGATATGACCCTCAACGTGATGCAGATGCGGAACACAGTCGGCCATGACACCCAGATTCTGAGCCTGCTCTTGGTGGCCTACTTCATCATCGGCTATGCCATGACACTGGTCTTCCGGTGGCTGGAACGCAGGTTCAGTGCGGGGAGGGTGTGA
- the ehuB gene encoding ectoine/hydroxyectoine ABC transporter substrate-binding protein EhuB: MNWFFKVALAFVLVFSLAGCGLDLGGASGSTLEKVKEEGTIKVGFANEKPYAYRDENGKVTGEAVEISREIFKQMGIKEIDPVLTDFSQLIPGLKAGRFDVITAGMYITPERCKEVTFANPEYQIGEGLAVKKGNPKNLHSYEDIVSKKDVKVGVMRGGIEVTYLKDMEVKEGQIKLYSDQPSVVQALKSGRVDAITMTGPSLRDVLQAQGTDGIEIVEDFKQPVIEGKSVVGYGAAAFRKDDREFQQKFNEELEKLKENGKLLKILQKFNFAKENLPGDHTQEELCKG; this comes from the coding sequence TTGAATTGGTTTTTTAAAGTTGCGCTTGCATTTGTTCTCGTATTTTCTTTGGCGGGTTGTGGGTTGGATCTGGGAGGGGCTTCAGGGTCCACCCTGGAAAAAGTGAAAGAGGAAGGGACGATCAAGGTCGGCTTTGCCAACGAGAAACCTTATGCGTACCGGGATGAAAACGGGAAGGTGACCGGTGAAGCCGTGGAGATTTCACGTGAGATCTTCAAACAGATGGGAATCAAAGAGATCGATCCGGTGTTGACGGATTTCAGTCAGCTGATTCCCGGTCTGAAGGCAGGCCGGTTTGATGTGATCACCGCCGGGATGTACATCACCCCGGAAAGGTGCAAAGAGGTGACCTTCGCCAATCCCGAGTACCAGATCGGGGAAGGACTGGCAGTGAAGAAGGGAAATCCGAAAAACCTCCACAGCTATGAAGACATCGTGAGCAAGAAGGATGTCAAAGTGGGAGTGATGCGCGGGGGGATTGAAGTCACCTATCTGAAAGACATGGAAGTGAAGGAGGGTCAGATCAAGCTTTATTCCGACCAGCCCTCCGTGGTTCAGGCCCTCAAGTCGGGGCGGGTGGATGCGATCACCATGACAGGCCCCTCTCTGCGGGATGTGCTCCAGGCCCAGGGAACCGACGGGATTGAGATTGTGGAGGATTTCAAACAACCCGTGATTGAGGGGAAAAGTGTCGTCGGCTACGGTGCCGCCGCATTTCGCAAGGATGATCGGGAGTTCCAACAGAAATTCAATGAAGAGCTGGAGAAATTGAAGGAAAACGGCAAATTGCTCAAGATCCTGCAAAAATTCAACTTTGCAAAAGAGAATCTACCCGGAGACCATACTCAGGAAGAGCTTTGCAAAGGGTGA